A DNA window from Cutaneotrichosporon cavernicola HIS019 DNA, chromosome: 2 contains the following coding sequences:
- a CDS encoding uncharacterized protein (DNA binding protein Ncp1), whose protein sequence is MASSSDAELRSPTPYYTPGILDDRASFMDGDDLAGRTAALSVSDAVGREVRNVHTFPPTTSVWPTSTLAPASPTFTSPTASYGTFDVADRSFDKDPNILRAEHARVSPAVYYRESPLREVPTATHENGEPGDLASSVDAVGIMSAEHGVLHAGHIPARRSLEGQIGDTRLLTNGPQITSDDYHTAPAAQANMSQTSSFPAAHVPQLTDTVDRAQRDMPSAVNLASDPQPMTQINGVASQNGSVTHAPGPASPNQVDTAQQPNKHKMTKAAGVGAVTGLAAAGATRALNSEPQSQAHGDYFNRTPGGEPPQALPATQPAAASTHANGNHISSPAPVPVNGSFRRVSGQHVEGYNLNRHQRTVSETTRANTAANAQTLERPEMYDAPSPSRSYINAPAPETRYQRPLDEVQRRLSTQSAQRVSRSGSTKFVEQAPVSPREHASSPVGAAAAGAAGALGGASLAEHVHTPRADPYARPASAHELSRRSSAQQERDGPFARPRPMSAMAAPRDSAMRRDGSGSLRGQLSPSASMSGHGHNQGHGHGRLPPIADEVGYAGVGAGTGLAVGQVAPFARQHEMQGGTLRDDGPVPYDRPYSQFGHRPEVGIGDWAARREEGRLARSGTALSRTTVGRSGTTHSRRSGAFGRGAGLTVGTQPEDVLGRDDIHERTEVAERILSPATLRRLQGMEKKEGRAFAKMLKAEGKEQARAVGAALADLKRMAKMQKGAIENERKSQRNLAKWTARENRARMRFLKEKEQYEKVEGELRNAENDYEERRDHAAGLTEQIAEKTQELDDLRAQKAADDREREVKLLAIKNPGHV, encoded by the coding sequence ATGGCGTCCTCATCTGACGCGGAGCTCCGCTCCCCAACACCCTACTACACGCCcggcatcctcgacgaccgcgcCTCCTTCATGGACGGCGATGACCTCGCGGGCCGCACTGCCGCCCTCTCCGTCTCGGATGCAGTAGGTCGGGAGGTCAGAAATGTAcacaccttcccccccaCCACGTCCGTCTGGCCAACTAGCACACTTGCTCCGGCCTCCCCGACGTTTACCTCCCCGACGGCGTCGTACGGAACCTTCGATGTCGCGGACAGGTCGTTCGACAAGGACCCCAACATCCTCAGAGCTGAGCACGCCAGAGTCTCTCCGGCCGTGTACTACCGCGAGTCGCCGCTGCGCGAGGTACCTACCGCGACGCATGAGAACGGGGAGCCCGGCGACTTGGCGAGTTCGGTGGACGCTGTGGGTATCATGAGCGCAGAGCACGGGGTGCTGCATGCGGGCCACATACCGGCTCGGCGCTCGCTTGAGGGCCAGATCGGCGACACGAGGCTGTTGACCAACGGACCCCAGATCACGTCAGATGACTACCACACCGCCCCCGCGGCGCAGGCCAACATGTCGCAGACGAGCAGCTTCCCGGCCGCCCACGTGCCACAGCTAACCGATACCGTTGACAGGGCGCAGCGCGACATGCCTTCTGCCGTCAATTTGGCTTCCGATCCCCAGCCCATGACGCAGATCAATGGCGTCGCTTCGCAGAATGGCTCCGTCACACACGCCCCAGGGCCTGCTTCGCCGAACCAGGTCGACACGGCTCAACAGCCCAACAAGCACAAGATGACCAAAGCTGCCGGCGTCGGGGCCGTTACAGGACTCGCCGCAGCCGGCGCAACACGCGCGCTCAACTCGGAGCCGCAGTCTCAGGCGCATGGCGATTACTTTAACCGTACACCAGGTGGGGAGCCTCCACAGGCTCTGCCCGCGACACAGCCGGCGGCCGCCTCCACACATGCCAACGGCAACCACATCTCGTCTCCCGCTCCGGTACCAGTTAACGGATCATTCCGGCGCGTTAGCGGCCAACACGTCGAGGGCTACAATTTGAACAGACATCAACGCACGGTGTccgagacgacgagagcgaaTACGGCTGCCAACGCACAAACCCTCGAACGGCCGGAGATGTACgacgcgccgtcgccgtcacGCTCATACATCAACGCTCCGGCGCCTGAGACGCGCTACCAACGGCCGCTCGATGAGGTtcagcgccgcctctcGACCCAGAGCGCCCAGCGCGTCTCGCGGTCCGGCAGCACCAAGTTTGTGGAGCAGGCGCCCGTGAGTCCGCGCGAGCACGCATCGTCACCTgtgggagcggcggcggcaggtGCCGCTGGAGCCTTGGGGGGCGCCTctctcgccgagcacgtGCACACGCCCCGTGCGGATCCATACGCGCGCCCGGCGAGCGCGCATGAATTGAGTCGCCGCTCATCGGCCCAGCAGGAGAGAGATGGGCCGTTCGCACGCCCACGACCCATGAGCGCTATGGCGGCGCCACGCGACAGCGCGATGAGGCgcgacggcagcggcagcctGCGTGGCCAACTCTCCCCATCCGCCAGCATGAGCGGTCACGGCCACAACCAGGGCCATGGTCACGGGCGCCTGCCTCCGATTGCAGACGAGGTGGGATACGCTGGTGTCGGTGCTGGCACGGGGCTCGCTGTGGGCCAGGTCGCGCCCTTTGCCCGCCAGCACGAGATGCAGGGGGGTAcgctgcgcgacgacggcccGGTACCCTACGACCGACCGTACAGCCAGTTCGGGCACAGACCGGAAGTAGGAATTGGGGActgggcggcgcggcgcgaggagggccgcTTAGCGCGCTCTGGTACAGCACTATCGCGCACAACGGTCGGGCGGAGCGGCACGACGCACAGCCGGCGCTCGGGTGCGTTCGGGCGCGGGGCGGGCCTGACAGTTGGCACGCAGCCCGAGGACGTGCTGGGCCGCGATGACATTCATGAGCGcaccgaggtcgccgagcgtATACTCTCGCCCGCAACTCTGAGACGCCTGCAGGggatggagaagaaggagggccGCGCGTTTGCCAAGATGCTCAAGGCTGAAGGGAAGGAgcaggcgcgcgcggtcggcgccgcgctcgccgacctgaAACGCATGGCCAAGATGCAGAAGGGCGCGATCGAGAACGAGCGCAAGAGCCAGCGTAACCTTGCCAAGTGGACTGCTCGGGAGAACCGTGCCCGCATGCGCTtcctcaaggagaaggagcagtatgagaaggtcgagggcgagctgcgcaacgCTGAGAACGACTATgaggagcggcgcgacCACGCGGCGGGGCTTACGGAGCAAATCGCCGAGAAGACacaggagctcgacgacctgcgcgCACAGAAGGCCGCTGACGAccgtgagcgcgaggtcaAGCTCCTAGCGATCAAGAATCCGGGGCATGTGTAG
- a CDS encoding uncharacterized protein (Major Facilitator Superfamily) has protein sequence MSPNGEREPLINSTAQAYGSEASSLSETPSGHRKERRHHNLAGLPAWRFHAACASVWSATFLSAFDSTVVATLLGDISSGFNAFHLASWLGTAYLLSLACFTPVYGRLADALGRRDAQLVALVFFTAGTAGCAIAPSMMTLILARVIAGIGGAGLTSVGSILLSDLVDLRHRGLYQGLANMVYALGASLGGPVGGWAADQFGWRVAFGAQVPLLFGSIIAIWCFVPGDLGGRVRDADDEHHTLTWQQKLARIDYAGSTALGVAVTALLLSMSLKTSGSGGVEYSWSDPTIWGLLLVFVAFTIFFLIIEAYWATEPVLPLSMFKRATPTAVALGNLVLAMCIFSLLYNVPLYFVAVKLRSATVAGAHLLPYSAFIGAGSLIVGLIMRVTGRYYAPMVVSGLIVLASCGMMLTWGENTPEWLTWVAQSPAGFGYAGVLTTTLVALMADIAKEGTGEIAVGTAMTYMARTIGQVLGVSFSSAILQATLESDLRARISDPDLVQRIRRSTDAVRTLPPGVREIAVSAYSHGLKPIWIFNLVLAAITVIALCRATNEVMPESKPLDDDDEA, from the exons ATGAGCCCAAACGGCGAAAGGGAACCGCTCATCAACTCCACGGCGCAGGCATACGGGTCTGAGGCGAGCTCGCTCTCCGAGACTCCCTCCGGGCACAGGAAGGAGCGGAGACACCACAacctcgccggcctcccGGCATGGCGCTTCCATGCGGCATGCGCTTCCGTTTGGAGCGCGACCTTCCTCTCAGCGTTTGACAGCACAGTTGTTGCGAcgctgctcggcgacatCTCGAGCGGCTTCAACGCCTTCCATCTCGCCTCGTGGCTCGGCACAGCCTACCTCCTCTCTCTGGCCTGCTTCACGCCCGTGTacggccgcctcgccgatgCTCTGGGTAGGCGAGacgcccagctcgtcgcccttgtcTTCTTCACTGCTGGTACGGCGGGATGTGCCATCGCGCCTTCCATGATGACACTTATCCTCGCCCGTGTCATCGCCGGCattggcggcgcgggtcTCACCTCGGTCGgctccatcctcctctccgaCCTCGTGGACTTGCGCCACCGCGGGCTGTACCAGGGTCTCGCGAATATGGTCTACGCTCTCGGTGCAAGTCTCGGCGGTCCGGTCGGTGGCTGGGCCGCCGACCAATTCGGGTGGCGCGTCGCCTTTGGCGCACAGGTCCCTCTCCTTTTCGGGAGCATTATCGCTATCTGGTGCTTTGTGCCCGGCGACTTGGGTGGTCGCGTACGCGacgcagacgacgagcaccACACCCTTACGTGGCAGCAGAAGCTCGCGCGTATCGACTACGCTGGTTCCACCGCCCTCGGGGTAGCAGTCaccgcgctcctcctctcaaTGTCGCTCAAGACCTCCGGCtccggcggcgtcgagtaCAGCTGGTCCGACCCTACAATCTGgggcctcctcctcgtcttcgtgGCGTTCACAATAttcttcctcatcatcgAGGCGTATTGGGCGACCGAGCCAGTGCTCCCTCTCAGCATGTTCaagcgcgcgacgccgaccgcTGTCGCCCTTGGCAACTTGGTCCTCGCCATGTGCATCTTCTCGCTCCTCTACAACGTACCCTTGTACTTTGTTGCGGTCAAGCTGCGCTCCGCAACGGTTGCGGGCGCCCACCTCCTGCCTTACTCGGCATTCATCGGCGCGGGCTCTCTCATTGTCGGCCTCATCATGCGCGTAACGGGCCGCTACTACGCCCCGATGGTGGTATCCGGGCTGATCGTGCTCGCCTCGTGCGGAATGATGCTCACTTGGGGCGAGAACACGCCGGAGTGGCTCACTTGGGTGGCCCAGTCCCCTGCTGGATTTGGATACGCAGGTGTCCTCACAACGACGCTCGTTGCGCTCATGGCGGACAttgccaaggagggcaCTGGCGAAAT TGCCGTGGGTACAGCAATGACCTACATGGCGCGCACGATCGGGCAGGTGCTGGGGGTGAGCTTCAGCAGTGCCATCCTGCAGGCTACTTTGGAATCGGACCTTCGCGCGCGAATCAGCGACCCAGACCTCGTCCAGCGCATCCGCCGGAGCACAGATGCTGTGCGTACGCTCCCTCCTGGGGTCCGCGAAATCGCCGTATCCGCCTACTCGCACGGCCTGAAGCCCATCTGGATCTTCAACCTGGTCCTAGCAGCCATCACGGTGATTGCGCTGTGCCGCGCGACAAACGAGGTCATGCCGGAGAGCAAGCcgcttgacgacgacgacgaggcgtaG
- a CDS encoding uncharacterized protein (Repeated motif present between transmembrane helices in cystinosin, yeast ERS1p, mannose-P-dolichol utilization defect 1, and other hypothetical proteins) yields the protein MLLLDEGALATALGYASIGCWLCAQLPQVIKNWQLGSCDGLSFPFLVTWLFGDLTNLIGCILTHQLPFQTYLATYFCFVDITLVCQYFYYAKKPALLLKPASPRASTTALRHVASHPRGTSPHPTPVGSLGRPPSGRGRIRPQIGIPQHVHPHTITESPVYVGPSDSVEALYAAALDVARAAERVSLRRSNSGRPRGRQAATMPPEEAGLLHSFYSDTSLHSASTDEDERAYHRMTQSTGSLLHRGRSLTRIRTPASGTATPMNEGADRLDELPESGMVEIRRGRRSASRSQSAARAARGTGRRAATVAFMSLGLLVWRASPAVQMYNAPTGSGHVVARFEPAPPEASNAFPLHIHPVPLPFPESTASQLLWFDAPASEPGKDDGRKERPKPQPISLQEAIGRISAWCCTTLYLSSRLPQIWKNFQRKSVEGLSILLFFFAFLGNTLYVASILLMPVKPEEYTRHVLQSLPYLLGSGGTLLFDLTIMFQAWLYGSSPPLPPPRTPLDRPRRTLSYGAMPRRRRHVEEGQPHERSRLLGGGSPMRSATEPMRSSASRLNSIDMESPVMPASGLGSGGLSSTQSVATSALQSANQSAGNICKIKMSAVQCFGKKKTATAVAHVTPGRGLVRLNGSPISLVEPALLRYKVYEPILVAGTDKFANIDIRLRVKGGGHVSQLYALRQAIAKGLVAFYAKNEDAASALELKKTLIAYDRTLLVADPRRCEPKKFGGRGARARRQKSYR from the exons ATGCTGCTGCTCGATGAAGGTGCACTCGCCACCGCACTCGGGTATGCGAGCATCGGCTGCTGGTTGTGCGCTCAGTTACC ACAGGTGATCAAGAACTGGCAACTTGGGTCGTGCGACGGCCTCAGCTTTCCATTCCTCGTTACCTGGCTCTTTG GCGATCTCACCAACCTCATCGGCTGTATCCTCACTCACCAGTTGCCTTTCCAG ACTTACCTCGCGACGTACTTCTGCTTCGTTGACATCACCCTCGTGTGCCAGTACTTCTATTACGCGAAGAAGCCCGcactcctcctcaagcCTGCCTCCCCGCGTGCTTCGACAACAGCCCTTCGCCACGTAGCTTCGCACCCTCGGGGGACCTCGCCACATCCGACACCGGTAGGCTCGTTGGGCCGCCCACCAAGTGGGCGGGGACGCATACGCCCCCAGATCGGTATTCCCCAACATGTGCATCCCCACACCATTACCGAGAGCCCTGTGTATGTGGGACCCTCCGACTCTGTCGAGGCGCTTTATGCCGCCGCGCTagacgtcgcgcgcgcagcggAGCGCGTGTCCCTCCGTCGTTCCAACTCGGGCCGTCCGCGCGGACGACAAGCTGCCACTATGCCGCCAGAAGAGGCTGGGCTGTTGCACAGCTTTTATTCCGATACCAGCTTGCATTCTGCATcgaccgacgaggacgagcgtgCGTACCACCGTATGACGCAGAGCACAGGCTCGCTACTGCACCGCGGGCGGAGCCTCACGCGGATACGCACACCTGCGAGCGGGACCGCTACCCCAATGAACGAGGGCGCAGACCgtctcgacgagctcccTGAATCGGGCATGGTCGAGATACGGCGCGGACGACGTTCCGCGAGCCGCAGCCAgagcgccgcgcgcgcggcgagagggactggccgccgcgcggccacCGTGGCCTTCATGAGCCTTGGGTTGCTGGTGTGGCGCGCTTCGCCAGCTGTCCAGATGTACAACGCACCAACCGGGTCTGGCCACGTAGTGGCACGCTTCGAGCCGGCTCCTCCAGAAGCGTCAAACGCCTTCCCCCTCCACATCCACCCcgttcccctccccttTCCAGAATCCACAGCGTCCCAGCTCCTATGGTTCGACGCACCTGCTTCTGAGCCCGGTAAAGACGATGGTCGTAAGGAGCGTCCCAAGCCCCAGCCCATCAGCCTCCAGGAGGCCATCGGGCGCATCTCTGCGTGGTGTTGCACGACGCTCTACCTTTCTTCGCGGCTGCCGCAGATCTGGAAGAAC ttcCAGCGCAAGAGTGTTGAGGGCCTCTCGATCCTCCTGTTCTTCTTCGCGTTCCTCGGCAACACGCTGTACGTCGCCAGCATTCTCCTCATGCCCGTCAAGCCGGAGGAGTACACGCGCCACGTCCTGCAGTCGCTTCCCTATCTTTTAGGCTCGGGAGGGACGTTGCTCTTCGACCTCACAATCATGTTTCAGGCCTGGCTGTATGGCAGTTCGCCACCGCTCCCGCCACCGCGCACTCCGCTCgaccgacctcgtcgcacGCTGTCTTACGGTGCCATGccccggcggcggcggcacgtTGAGGAGGGACAGCCGCACGAGCGCTCGCGCCTAttgggcggcggcagccCCATGCGTTCGGCCACCGAGCCTATGCGCTCCTCCGCGTCACGGCTCAACAGCATCGACATGGAGAGCCCCGTAATGCCTGCGTCTGGTTTGGGTTCGGGAGGGCTGTCCTCCACCCAGTCGGTTGCGACTTCGGCGCTCCAGTCGGCCAATCAGTCGGCGGGCAACA TCTGCAAGATC AAAATGTCGGCCGTCCAGTGCTtcggcaagaagaagaccGCCACCGCGGTGGCACACGTTACCCccggccgcggcctcgtccgccttAACGGCTCCCCCAtctcgctcgtcgagcc CGCTCTTCTCCGCTACAAGGTGTACGAGCCCATCCTCGTTGCTGGCACCGACAAGTTTGCCAACATCGACATCCGCCTCCGTGTCAAGGGTGGTGGCCACGTCTCGCAGCTCTACGCTCTCCGCCAGGCCATCGCCAAGGGCCTCGTTGCGTTCTACGCCAAGAACGAGgacgccgcctcggcgctTGAGCTCAAGAAGACGCTCATCGCCTACGACCGCACTCTCCTCGTTGCCGACCCCCGCCGCTGCGAGCCCAAGAAGTTCGGCGGTCGTGGTGCCCGTGCCCGCCGCCAGAAGTCGTACCGTTAA